The Phycisphaeraceae bacterium genome has a window encoding:
- a CDS encoding type II secretion system protein has protein sequence MSGREPKSMTRVEHGALRSGCRRAFSLIELVVVISVTLIMTAILMPALQGLREHTERVISASNMRQLGMGMMMYSTDRDRRLPYSAFVHLPEPGLMQEMMAVHIGHGNVDRFMLGPYSLQIDDSGFDGLGLLYAYKYVDVPNIFYCPAHRGDHHFERYRNEWETLDDIIYGNYHYRGDVDPFDRMRAMNFDRDAYRVFVVDGMRTRRDFNHRNGFNSLMGDGSVFWRFDDRQVLYRMLPISPMDGESGQAVYKRVWEIIDD, from the coding sequence ATGTCGGGACGTGAGCCGAAGAGCATGACCCGGGTGGAGCATGGCGCATTGCGCTCCGGGTGTCGTCGCGCCTTCAGTCTCATCGAACTCGTTGTCGTCATTTCGGTTACGCTCATCATGACGGCCATTCTCATGCCCGCCCTTCAGGGGCTGCGTGAGCACACCGAGCGCGTCATCAGCGCCTCGAACATGCGACAGTTGGGCATGGGCATGATGATGTACTCCACCGACCGCGACCGGCGCCTGCCGTACAGCGCGTTCGTGCATCTGCCCGAGCCGGGCCTCATGCAGGAGATGATGGCCGTCCACATCGGCCACGGAAACGTCGATCGCTTCATGCTGGGCCCCTACTCGCTGCAGATCGACGATTCAGGGTTTGACGGGCTGGGGCTGCTGTACGCCTACAAGTACGTGGACGTGCCGAACATCTTCTACTGCCCCGCACACCGGGGCGATCACCACTTCGAGCGATACCGCAACGAGTGGGAGACGCTCGACGACATCATCTACGGCAACTACCACTATCGCGGCGACGTCGATCCCTTCGACCGCATGCGAGCGATGAACTTTGATCGTGACGCCTATCGCGTCTTCGTGGTGGACGGCATGCGCACCCGGCGCGATTTCAACCACCGCAACGGCTTCAACTCGCTCATGGGCGACGGATCGGTCTTCTGGCGGTTTGACGACCGGCAGGTGCTCTACCGCATGCTCCCCATTTCTCCCATGGACGGTGAGTCAGGCCAGGCCGTCTACAAGCGGGTCTGGGAGATCATCGACGACTGA